The uncultured Desulfovibrio sp. DNA window GCAGACGCACCCTGGCACTCCAGACAAAACTGCCGGATGGCTGTCAGAGAACCATTCTTGCCCCTGCCGGAATTTTTTGCGCGTTCTGCGTCCGTGGTCATCAGGATTTGGAAGCCCCGCAGCATTTCTTGTATTTTTTGCCGCTGCCGCAGGGGCAGGGATCATTACGCCCCACCTTGGGTTCCTGCCTGCGGTAGGCGTCAGGCCGCAGGGCCACGCCGTCCACATAATAAATCTTGTCGTCCTTACGCAGAAAAAAGCTACGCTCGCCCAACTGGCGGGGGATCCCCTCCAGTTCATAATAGGCATAGAATTCAACAACATCAAAAAGTTCGCCGTGTTCTCCGGCGGGAACATCGTTTTCGGTCGCGGCAATATCAAGACGCAGCCAGGTTATATCCCTGGTCTGCTCAGCCAGCTTGTCGGCGTCCACATTTTCCCGGTAGTCGGGATGCGTGGTTTCCACAAGCCACTGATGGCGGCCAAGCACATAGGCCGAATACCGCGAACGCATGAGGCTTTCTGCGTTCTGGGGCCAGGACGCGCCTTCAATATGGGGGCCGCAGCATTGGTCCAGAGACTGGCCGCTGCCGCAGGGGCAAAGTTGAGACATGAAAATTCCGCCTTGGTTTAAGCCCTCAGGGGGCATATGCAACACAATAAGCATAGCTTATGGCAAAGCAGGCGGCAAGAGCGGCAAGGCGGGATGAATGCGGCGGGCAAAAAAAAAGCGGCATGCACAGGTGACGCGCCAAGTGCATGCCGCAGGAGACCGAACGACCTTATCTGTCTTTGACCGGAGGAGAGAGCGGCCTTGGGGGCCGCAATTGGACAAGACAGCCAGGACGAACGGCGGTATTGGTCGCACCGGCTTCTGCCGCCGGGCTTGTGATTGAGTCAAAATTCAGTTCAAGCGTGCCGTTCTTGGCTTCTTCGGCGCGGGCAGTGCCAAGGGGCATGCCTTGCGCATCATAAACGGCGCAGGGTGTTCCCTTTGCGGGCGCGCGCAGACCATACAGCAGGCACCAGATGTGGCCGGATTGCGCTTGCGCGGCAGTGTCAGCACTCTGTTCCACGCGCACGATTTCTCCGCAGCCAAGGGTTGTCAGCTGGCGTATGTACTTGCTGCCAAGCCTGAACACCACAACCCCGCCCAGCAGGGCCAGACCACAGCATCCCGCAGCCAGCACAAAGGGGTTATAGCCGGTAACGCGCCGCAAGTACGAAGTAGACGCCGCCCGCATGGCGGTTTCATCGGCATGCACGACAACAGTATAGTGCTGCGTGGTGCTGGCAGCCGCACCCCTGAAAGAAACTTTCAGGGCGTAACTGCCGGGTTCCGCCACGGCATCGGCGCGCACACTGCCTCGCCACATGCCGTTGCCAAACCAGTAGCCCGCAAAGAATCCTTCCAGATCATAAAAAAGGGCCGGATTTTCCGGGACAAATTGCGCCTTGAGGTCGCTGTTGACGGGATTTTTGATGGTCAGCGGCCCGGATATGGACACGCTGCCGCCGGGCAGCAATTCGATCACATCCGCGCCAGACCTTGCAAGGCCTTGCAGGCCGTCAAGCATTCCCAGCAGGGCAAAACCCAGCAACAGGGCGCACAGAGCGCCCCAATAACGCTGCCGGGCACGGGTCTGGAGGCAGTTCTGCCAACCCTGACTCTTGATGAATTCCCCCATAGGTTCCTTCCTGCCCGCCTGTGGTATGGTCATGACACACGACATGCTGCTGCTCCCGTTTATCGGCGATCAATGACGGGGCACATGGACGTTTCGGCCACGTGCCAGCTTACAAGCCGCTGCCCGAGGCGCGGCAGTTCCACAAGGCTCTGAAACTCGGCGGGATATATCTGGCGCACCTTTTTGGTGAGCCAGAAGGCCCCTGCCCACGTAGGCACCGTGATGCCAAAAAACCATGCGCAGAACACCAGTTCCGAGGCCCCAGAACTGTGGGCCGACTGATACATGCCCACAAAGATCGCGCCAACCATGACTGCGTTGGCCGCAACCCGGATTATGCTGGAATAAAGGGTCTGACGGTAACTGTTCATTGATGCTCTCCTGAGTGTGTTTGTCCACCCGAGGGGCGCCGGAGCGGGGCGAACCGCTCCGGCGCGCAGGGTGGGGGTAGGCACCCTGGGGGGTTACTTCTTGAAGATGTTGGGCTTGGTCACGTTCATGATGCGCATGGCCTGGGCCTTGTCGGCATTGCGGTAGGCAATGCGCATTTCATCACCAGCGGTCCATACATAGGCCGGGTAATCCTGGGCTTCAGCAGGAATCTTGAAGGTGATCAAAGACTTCTGACGGCCAGAGTACACGGTGACGGTCTGCTGGTCCTTGTCGATAATGGGGAAGGTCTTGCCCTTGACCTTGGGATGGTCAGAGCCGACGTTCTTTTCCACATCGGTGAACTGCACGGCCAGTTCGCGTACGCTGTTGGTCTTCTGGTCATAGATAAGCACGGTGTTCTTGACCAGGTCGATCATCAGGCGGCCGCCCACGCTGGGAGTCGGGCCCATGTCTTTGGATTCCACAGGCAGCTTGAAGGTATGCGTGCCGCCGCTGTAGTGCGGGTTAAACTGATCGTGCGTCACGTCCACCACGATGGTGAGGGTTTTGGCTGTGGCATCAAAGGCCACGCAGCGTCCCTGTTCCACGCCTCCGTCGAAGTTGCAGCCGGTGAGCAGTGCAACAGAGAAGGCCATCGCCAGCATAAGCATCAGGTTACGAATCTTCATGGCGGGTCTCCTTCTAGTTGGCCGCGGGCTGGTTCTTCTTGGCGGCAATTTCCGCCTTGGCGCCCTGTACCATCTTGACGGTTATGTAAAGGGAGATAGCCGACACGAAGCCGAGCACGTCGATCGTAGCAGCCGGGCCAAGCAGCCAGCTCCACGCCGGGAATTCAGCTTCAACCAGCTTGCACACAACCGAGATGAGGCAGCCGATAACAGCCAGGCCGAACACGAAGCGGATGCCGTAACCCTTTACATACTTGGTGGCAACAACGCCGATCTGCGCGCCGATGGCCGCGCCGCACAGCATGATGAGAGCGGCAAGCAGTTCCACGCGGCCCTTGTATGCGTACGAAGCCGTGCCGTAGAGACCGGAGATGGCGACTTCAAAGAGGTCCGTACCCACCGCCAGATGGGTGGGGCAGCCGACAAGATACACCAGGGCGGGCATGCGGATAAGACCGCCGCCGATGCCGAGGATACCAGCCAGCCAGCCGGTGAAGAAACTGACGAAGATGGGCAGCCATGCGGAGCAGGTGATGTTGGCCTGCTTGAAGTGGAAGACAGGCGGAATCTTGATGGCGTGCAGGCGGGAGGCCCAGTCAACGCCGGTGGCCGCATGGTCAAGTTCCCTGTTCTGGGCCTTGGCTTCGCGTTCCTTCTTGCGGCGAGCGGCGATATCGTGAAATACAAGCCATGCCAGCAGCACAAGCAGGACAACGTACAACCAGCGCACAACCTTGTCGACGGAACCCAGACGTTCCAGCCACATGACCATCTGCGCGCCAACTTCCACGCCCACGATGGTACCAACCAGCATGGTCAGGCCCAAGCCGTAGTCAACGTTGCCGAACTTGCCGTGCCGCATGGTGGAGATAAGCGATTTACCCGCCATCTGCGCCACGTCGGTACCAATGGCAAAGGCCATGGGGAAACCAAGAATGTTAAGACCGGGGGTAACCATCCAGGCACCGCCCATGCCGAAGAAGCCGCCGATAATGCCAACGCCCAAACCAAGAATGACAAGGCCCGGCCAGAAAATGAACACGCCGGAAATGGGCATCAAAATATACAACCATTCCATAACTTGCCTCCTTCCGACTACTTTTCGGACAATTCGCGGTGCTTGAGGTCAATGCCGATATGCGTCATGACGATATCTGCCAGCCACCCGAGAATGCAGCCAGTAACCGGGATGATGGCCATAGTAAGAATGGCAAAAAAGAAATGGCTTTCATTATACATTTCAGCCCACCAGTACAGTATGCCGTCAAGCTTGCGCGTATCGGCGACCACCACAACGTTGGCAACCTTGCCGCCGCCAGCAGCCAGGGCCGCGCCGGGCAATGCCGCAACCAGCAGCGCGCAACCTGTAAGCCATGTCCAGAGCCTCTGCATCCTTTTCATAACTTCCTCCACATCAAAATGTGACGTCTCCACTTCAACCACTTACCCATTTTGCGATGCCTCCCGTCGGGGGCAGGCACCGCCTCGTTGCCTCGAATGTGAAAGTATTAGCAAAGGCTGTGCCATTGCATAATTATTGTCTGCAATTGCGCCTTTTTTTCTATTTTTGCGCGAAAAATCTTGTCACGAAGAGCAATGTTTTTTATACTCAGCTCAAAGATTGCGCTTTTTTGCACAAAACAGGGGAGCACCATGCGCTTACACAGAACACTTCCCCAGGGCAGCTCGCTGGAGTTCACGGCGTTCTTTATGAATCGCAGCCTTGCAAGCCGCATGTTGATGCTGGGCTTGCCCCTGCTGGCGCTTGTACTGCTGATTATTTTTACTGCTACGGGCAGTAGCATCGAGGCCATTCTTGATCGCGCAATTGCGCGCAATGCACAGCTTCAGTCACAGGCAATGAGCCTTGCTCTGGAACAGGCGCTTGAAGAAACGCGCAATCAGCTTCTTATTCTCGCTGCTGGCTCCATGGATCAAAAAGACATGGCCAACCGGCTCAAATTCCGCGCCAAGGCTGGCGGCTTGCGCTACAGGGAGCTGGCCTTTGAGGGTCTGGCCCCAGACAACCGCTATCTGCTTGTCAACACAGGCGGGGATATCATCAATGTTCCCATGCGGCAGGCCCTTGCCAGCCCCACCGGCCCCTTCCACTCCATTGCTTCTGAACACCGCACTGGGCACGTCAGTGTTGCCCAACCCGTGGAAGTGACCTACTCCATGGTGCCGGTTAAGGGCAGCAACCAGAACATCACCCTGCACGTGCTGCGTTTTTCCACCCCGGTTCATGATGCGGAAGGCACATTTGCCGGCTACCTGATGCTTTCTCTGGATCTGCGGGAGCTGCGGGATATCCTGTCCACCTACTCCGGCCCCAATGCACCCATTGCCGCGTCAGGCGATGAGGGGCGCGTGCGCACACTTTTTTTTGACCGCGATGGCTGGATGCTCTTTCAGTCCGAAGCGCCGGATGCTGGTCTGGCCCAGCGCAGCCTGGGCACAGATGCCGTGCGCGCTGGCTTTACCGGCGATTTTGGCAGGCCGGGATTTAACACCGCATTCCGGCCCAGCCCTGAACACATCAATTACTGGAACATGGTATCCGATGTGCAGGAGGGCAAGTCAGGCCAGCTCCCCCTTTCTGAAAACAGCTCCCTGTGGAGCAGCAGCCAGATGCGGGTGGAGAGGGTAAGTTACGTGCCGGTGACCTTCAGCCCGGTTTCGCAGGCAACAATTGTACTGGGCGGTCTGGCGGTATTGGACACCAGTTTTACCACCACGCGCACGGGCGTGCAGCTCATGGGCATCTATGTGGGGGCCTTTCTTGGCGGCATGCTGCTTTTGGGGCTGAGCCTTTGGTGGCTTGCGCGGCAGACGGGCAGATCACTCAATGCCGTAACTGCGGAACTTGAACGCTGCAACGCCGAAGGGAACGACAAGAATATAGATATGCCCCAAATGCCGCGAGAGCTGGAACGACTCAAGACTGGCATAAACACCCTGCTTGAACGCTTGCGCTTTGCTGCGGAGGCCCGCCGCCTGCGCGCCGCGGAGGATGATGCCCAGCAACAGCGCGAGCCAGTGGAAGATCTGCCGCATCCCGAAGACCTGCCCGTCAACAGCCTTATTGGCACATCACCCACCATGCTTGCCCTGTGCGACAATGTCCGCAAGGCTTCGCAGGTGATGGCCGATGTGCTGGTTGTGGGCGAAACCGGCACAGGCAAGGAGCTGGTTTCCGAGGCCATCCACAGGCTCAGCGCACGGGCTTCGGGGCCGTTCATTACCATCAATTGCGGCGCGCTGGATGAAAATCTGCTCATGGACACCCTTTTCGGGCATGTGAAAGGCGCATTCACCGAGGCGCGCGCGCCACGTAAAGGGGCTTTTCTGACGGCGCAGGGAGGCACGCTCATGCTGGACGAAGTGGGCAATGCGGCCCCCAAGGTGCAGCAGGCCCTGCTGCGGGCGCTCTCCACCAGGCGAATCAGGCCGCTGGGCAGCGATGAAGACGTACCTTTTGACACGCGCATCATTGCGGCCACCAATGCATCACTTATAGATGATTCGCAAAAAGGTACTTTCCGCGAAGACTTGTACTACCGGTTGGCCGTCATCACCATCAACACGCCGCCGCTGCGGGAGCGCAAGACGGACATTCCCTCGCTGGCGGTCTATTTTCTCTCGGAAGCTCTCAAGGCCAAGGCAAGGCTGAAAGCCGAGGGCGGAGCACAGCCCGCTGGCGGGCTGGCTGCAATGAACGCCGCCATGCCGCAGGTCAGCAAAGGAGCCATGGCCAAACTGATGGACTACGACTGGCCCGGCAATGTGCGCGAATTAAAAAACACCCTCACGCGGGCTCTGACATTCTGCGAAGGTGGCATCCTACTTGCAGAAGATATTCAGCTTGGCGCGGCTACCCAGCCGCAAAACGACGCCATCCCGGCAGGACAGAACGAAACTGCGGCAGCTCCGGCGCAGGAATCGCGCAAGCCGCAGGATGATCCTTGCGATCAGGGATTCTGCACAACGCCCCCTGCCGAAGATCCTGCATCGGCAGAAGGTTTGCCCGGCAGGCTGGTTAGCCCTGCGGCCGCAGATATTCCCATGCAGGCCTCAGTGGGCGACCCTGCCCCTCAGCCGCAAAACGAGGCATCCACGCAACTGGATACCCTGCTGCGCGGCAAGGACTCTGCGGACAAGCTCAATCGGCGCGTCATGGAGGTCTGGCCGACCATCGCGGCTTCGGGCAGCATCAGCAGGCAGGAATATCAAGCGCTTGCCGGGAAAAATATTTCCATGCGCACGGCTCAGTACGACCTGCAATTGCTTGTGCAGCTGGGGCTTGTGCGCAAAGACGGACGCGGCCCTGCGCAGAGGTATATTGTGATCGGGCAGGGACGCTGACAAGCAACTTTTACGCATCAGGCATTCAGCATCATCAGTTTCAGGGCATGACGAAAATCTGCGATCAAGGATATCCGTATGGCCTCTCTGCTGAGAAAACTGTTTGGCATTGCCCCTCGTGTTGGCCGCGAGGCGGCCATGGACGCCTTCAACAAACGCTATGTCTCGTTCAAGGAACTGCTCCAGGCCAATGCAGATCTGGCCGGGGTAATGGCCGGGCTGGACGCCACCCTGCGCGGCGACAAGCACATGGAAACCAGTGAAGTGCGCAAGCAGGCCCGCCGGGCCATATTCCACTGCGAGCGCATGGCCTCGACCCTGAGCGAAATGTCAGGGCAGTGCGACATTTCTCTGGGCAGCGCCGTACATTCCATTGCCGCGCGCATTGAGCACGAGCTGGATCAGCACACGCGCGGCGATGTGCCGCAGTTTACCCTGCCCCTCTCAGAGGTTGATGCCAGCATGGCCTACAGTGTCGGCGGCAAAAACGCCAACCTCGGCGAGCTGCGCAATATGCTGGATATGCCTGTGCCGCGCGGATTTTCCATCACTATCCGGGCATGCAGCTTTTTTTTGCTGCGCACGCCGGGCCTGTTTAAAAGCCTGTTCAGGCTGCTGAAATCTGTTGACCCC harbors:
- a CDS encoding sulfite exporter TauE/SafE family protein; its protein translation is MEWLYILMPISGVFIFWPGLVILGLGVGIIGGFFGMGGAWMVTPGLNILGFPMAFAIGTDVAQMAGKSLISTMRHGKFGNVDYGLGLTMLVGTIVGVEVGAQMVMWLERLGSVDKVVRWLYVVLLVLLAWLVFHDIAARRKKEREAKAQNRELDHAATGVDWASRLHAIKIPPVFHFKQANITCSAWLPIFVSFFTGWLAGILGIGGGLIRMPALVYLVGCPTHLAVGTDLFEVAISGLYGTASYAYKGRVELLAALIMLCGAAIGAQIGVVATKYVKGYGIRFVFGLAVIGCLISVVCKLVEAEFPAWSWLLGPAATIDVLGFVSAISLYITVKMVQGAKAEIAAKKNQPAAN
- a CDS encoding sigma 54-interacting transcriptional regulator, which translates into the protein MRLHRTLPQGSSLEFTAFFMNRSLASRMLMLGLPLLALVLLIIFTATGSSIEAILDRAIARNAQLQSQAMSLALEQALEETRNQLLILAAGSMDQKDMANRLKFRAKAGGLRYRELAFEGLAPDNRYLLVNTGGDIINVPMRQALASPTGPFHSIASEHRTGHVSVAQPVEVTYSMVPVKGSNQNITLHVLRFSTPVHDAEGTFAGYLMLSLDLRELRDILSTYSGPNAPIAASGDEGRVRTLFFDRDGWMLFQSEAPDAGLAQRSLGTDAVRAGFTGDFGRPGFNTAFRPSPEHINYWNMVSDVQEGKSGQLPLSENSSLWSSSQMRVERVSYVPVTFSPVSQATIVLGGLAVLDTSFTTTRTGVQLMGIYVGAFLGGMLLLGLSLWWLARQTGRSLNAVTAELERCNAEGNDKNIDMPQMPRELERLKTGINTLLERLRFAAEARRLRAAEDDAQQQREPVEDLPHPEDLPVNSLIGTSPTMLALCDNVRKASQVMADVLVVGETGTGKELVSEAIHRLSARASGPFITINCGALDENLLMDTLFGHVKGAFTEARAPRKGAFLTAQGGTLMLDEVGNAAPKVQQALLRALSTRRIRPLGSDEDVPFDTRIIAATNASLIDDSQKGTFREDLYYRLAVITINTPPLRERKTDIPSLAVYFLSEALKAKARLKAEGGAQPAGGLAAMNAAMPQVSKGAMAKLMDYDWPGNVRELKNTLTRALTFCEGGILLAEDIQLGAATQPQNDAIPAGQNETAAAPAQESRKPQDDPCDQGFCTTPPAEDPASAEGLPGRLVSPAAADIPMQASVGDPAPQPQNEASTQLDTLLRGKDSADKLNRRVMEVWPTIAASGSISRQEYQALAGKNISMRTAQYDLQLLVQLGLVRKDGRGPAQRYIVIGQGR
- a CDS encoding DVU0150 family protein, encoding MKRMQRLWTWLTGCALLVAALPGAALAAGGGKVANVVVVADTRKLDGILYWWAEMYNESHFFFAILTMAIIPVTGCILGWLADIVMTHIGIDLKHRELSEK
- a CDS encoding YchJ family protein, with amino-acid sequence MSQLCPCGSGQSLDQCCGPHIEGASWPQNAESLMRSRYSAYVLGRHQWLVETTHPDYRENVDADKLAEQTRDITWLRLDIAATENDVPAGEHGELFDVVEFYAYYELEGIPRQLGERSFFLRKDDKIYYVDGVALRPDAYRRQEPKVGRNDPCPCGSGKKYKKCCGASKS
- a CDS encoding DUF4881 domain-containing protein, translating into MKIRNLMLMLAMAFSVALLTGCNFDGGVEQGRCVAFDATAKTLTIVVDVTHDQFNPHYSGGTHTFKLPVESKDMGPTPSVGGRLMIDLVKNTVLIYDQKTNSVRELAVQFTDVEKNVGSDHPKVKGKTFPIIDKDQQTVTVYSGRQKSLITFKIPAEAQDYPAYVWTAGDEMRIAYRNADKAQAMRIMNVTKPNIFKK